The Dermochelys coriacea isolate rDerCor1 chromosome 7, rDerCor1.pri.v4, whole genome shotgun sequence genome window below encodes:
- the SCD gene encoding stearoyl-CoA desaturase: protein MPAGVLQEELSKDLPSFTATTRVSRNGGAGMEKALPNQEDLGGDRGMTDDIFDESYCEKKGPKPARRYVWRNIILMSLLHLGGLYGLWLIRAAKPITLAWGFLCFLLSALGVTAGAHRLWSHRSYKASLPLRIFLAIANSMAFQNDIYEWARDHRVHHKFSETDADPHNATRGFFFSHVGWLLVRKHPDVIEKGQKLDLADLKADKVVMFQRRFYKLSVVVMCFLFPTLVPWCFWGESLRNSFFLPAILRYVLVLNATWLVNSAAHMFGNRPYDRNINPRENRFVTFGALGEGFHNYHHTFPYDYSTSEFGWHYNFTTAFIDLMCLLGLASNRKKVSKETILARKTRTGDGSHKSG, encoded by the exons CTCTCCAAGGATCTCCCCTccttcactgccaccaccagggTGTCGAGGAATGGGGGAGCAGGCATGGAGAAGGCCCTGCCCAACCAAGAGGACTTGGGAGGAGACCGGGGCATGACAGACGATATCTTTGACGAGAGCTACTGTGAGAAGAAGGGCCCCAAGCCTGCCAGGAGATACGTCTGGAGGAACATCATCCTCATGAGCCTGCTGCATTTAGGGGGCTTGTACGGGTTGTGGCTGATACGTGCAGCAAAGCCCATCACTTTGGCATGGG GGTTCCTGTGTTTCCTGTTGAGTGCTCTGGGGGTCACAGCAGGAGCACATCGTCTCTGGAGCCATCGGTCCTACAAAGCCAGCTTGCCCCTCAGGATCTTTCTGGCCATTGCCAACTCCATGGCTTTTCAG AATGACATCTATGAGTGGGCCCGAGATCACCGTGTCCACCACAAGTTCTCAGAGACCGACGCGGACCCTCATAACGCCACGCGGGGCTTCTTCTTCTCCCATGTTGGCTGGCTGCTGGTGCGCAAACACCCCGATGTCATCGAGAAGGGccagaagctggacctggctgaccTGAAAGCTGACAAGGTGGTGATGTTCCAGAGGAG GTTTTACAAGCTTTCTGTGGTGGTCATGTGCTTCCTGTTCCCCACGCTAGTGCCCTGGTGCTTCTGGGGGGAATCTCTCCGCAACAGCTTCTTCCTCCCCGCCATCCTGCGCTACGTGCTGGTGCTCAACGCCACCTGGCTCGTGAACAGCGCTGCACATATGTTTGGCAACCGGCCCTATGATCGAAATATCAACCCCCGGGAGAACCGCTTTGTCACGTTTGGAGCCTTAG GCGAAGGCTTCCACAATTACCACCACACCTTCCCCTACGATTACTCCACGAGCGAGTTCGGCTGGCACTATAACTTCACCACAGCCTTCATCGATCTCATGTGCCTCCTGGGGCTGGCCAGCAATCGCAAGAAAGTCTCCAAGGAGACCATCCTGGCTCGGAAAACTCGGACTGGCGATGGGAGCCACAAGAGTGGCTGA